The following DNA comes from Epinephelus moara isolate mb chromosome 2, YSFRI_EMoa_1.0, whole genome shotgun sequence.
GCCAGGCAACCAGCAAAGACTCCAGGATGTCAACGCGCCTGGTGAAGAAATAGTCCAGAAAGAAGAAGCAATAATTTATCAATCTCTGAGGGAAATTCAatcttttcactctgttgtcatacacacacacctgaaatacacacacatgcacaaacaggagaTGTCGGAGCGAGGGGCTGCCTGtggacaggcgccccgagcagttgcgcttttctagtcttccaaccactcaaagcactttcacactacatgtcacattcacctattcacacacaTAGTCAGACACTGGTGGCCTTCATACATGGTGCCAGAGAGGTGccacctctcacacacacacaccgatacTTAGACATGCGGACTGGTGGATCGAACCGCCGATCTTCCAGTTAGTGGACAACCTGCCCCACCTCTGAGCCATAGCCACCCCAGTCCATGCttcatatttggtctggacggggacttgagcTAGTGACCCTCGGGTTCCCAgaccaagtccctatggactgagcaaCTGCTGCCCCAGTTGTGTGTTtccactagggctgcaactgacgATTACtgtcattatcaattaatctgcctATTGTTGTCTTAATTAACTGTTTTTATCAAAACGTCAGAAAATTGTTAGAAATGCCCCACACTATTccccagagcccaaggtgacgtcttcaaattgTATGTTTAATCCGACCACCGTCCAAGATCTAAAGCCATTCAGTTTTTTTCATCagatatgacaaagaaaagcctCAAACTCTCTCACTGGAGAAGCAAGAAACCCAAATACCacgccaagcagttcattttttttatagaagttctttggatgtataaaagcgggttgttggctacctcagaTTATGTGTCTACTCCTCCATTACCCTGCAAATTactcatattcctttagtctgtaagggtcctcaaAGGGGTCCTGTCTTTTCTATATATGTATGTGCacataaactaaactaaatctAAACTAAATGATAATTCAATTGTCAAAACTATTGCCAGTTAATTTTCTGTTGGTCAACTAATCAATGAACCAACTACTCGTTGTTCCAGTCATCATGGATCAGTGAACTGAAGAGGTACTGACAGGTGGATTTCATTAACTTTGTGGTGTTAAGAACCAGGGTTGTGTGCTGAGCTaacctgctgctggctgtagcttcatattcaaTCGACATATATGAGTGGTACTCtcggcaagaaagcaaaaaagcctcttccccaaaatgtcaaacttctGCTTTACGACTGTACACATATATGCACATAATCTCATGATTGTCCCAAAACTACAACAACTATTCCTGGACAGTTACGACAGCTGACTTTCATCAGCCCTGCAGCACTGATTGAGCTCACGACACCCTTCCCTCATGACAAAAGTAACTCTTAAAATACATGCACTGTGGTCATTTTCTGTGATCTGGTGTAATTAATGATAAAAATCGTgactacattttaattttccgcTCCCAGACCCTGACAATGTGCATGCTGACTCACTGTTGTGGCTTACTGGAACACTTAAAGTGGAACAGACCCATTGTTAATGCTGGAAATTACACATGTGCCTCTCCCACCTTCACACGTCCAAATATCTGCTGAGGAAAAGGTCAGTTGAAACTTTGTACGCTCACTCAGTCTGTCTGGTTCGACCTCTGCTCAGGTTGAGGATGGGTGGAGGCTGGGACGTTACTGAGGTCACCAAACTTTATAAACTAATAGGACTGGTAAAGGTGTGAGCTGCTCTCCCCCAAGTGCATCAAAAGTAAGAGAAGAATTTTTGGAGTGCCGTCCTGTGTATCAGTATCTTCGGGTTTTGAAGTGTTGGTTGGACAGAACACGTAATCTGGAGACTTCATCTTACGCTCTGGGAAATTTTAACAGGCACATTCACTAGTTTTTGGAATAAAACTGTGAGTTACAGCTGTAGAATCTCATCAAGGTTATTAGCATGTGCTGTATAATGGTTGGGAGAGAGTTCCTgccccaagcgagggagttcaaacATCTCaaggtcttgttcacaagtgatgGCAGAATGGAGCGTaagatggatcagcggtttggtgtggcgtctgcagtgatgtgggcgcttATGTGAAATTCCCACCCTCATTCATCACAAGATAATCAAAGAGAAATGATTTTTCATGGTTAGCTGGTTGAGAGCACAACATGGAGTTCATTATGTGATATTTGTCTGCCAGATTTTTTAAGATGCACCATCAAAGGCCTTGGTCTGCTTTGGTACATTTGGGGATAGAGAAGATTTGGGTCGCAGAGAGTTTACTGTACTTGAAGTCTTTGGTGATGTTGTCGTAGGTCTTGGGGTCCTTCAGGAGCTCCACGAGGGTATCTGAAGCCTTCTTCACCATCAGTGGGCACTCTGCGTTCTCTGAGGCCAGCGAACGCCACACAACCTCCAAGTACTCTGGCAAAACATAAAGACAAAGGGAGGGGTGGACACTTAAACCTGGGCTGCTATAAAAAGACCACAATAATACACAGTAACCCTGCTTAAACATACAGGACTATTCTGAGGCGCTGTGAAAGCACCAATTCATCTTGAGAAGAACTCGTGATCCCAGCTCCAGTCAAGTGCTTGAGaaagtatttgttttaaaaaggtcTCAGTGAGGTTAAAAGTGAAATGATGAGTCTCAACCAAAGTGAATTTCACAGTTTATGAAACTGGTCTCAGAAGAGAAAGTCCACATTACAAAATCCTGGAATATTTCCTCTCTGAATGAGAGCCAACCTCTTACTGGTAATAATGCTGACTAACTGCTGTGATGTTTGGGGGGAAATAATAACTCTCTGGTGCCACGgaccatctgtgtgtttggtcTCGGATACTTGAATGTggtctgaatgtgtgtgataGCGTTGCAGAGGTAGCGTTGGTGTGTGGGTGGGACGGCGCAGGTCCATGTTCAAAGCTACTCTGACCTCGATTCCCGCCTGCAGCAGATCCGGAGGAAAACAACAGGCTGagccaaacacaacacagacgcAGATAGAGAGTGAAGCCTTCCTCATCTTTGATCTGTCTGGGACTCTTAACGTCCAACACACTCAACAACAACTGGAAAATTGCAGTTAACTTCTGTCATTAGAAGAACGCAGTGTAGAGATGAGTGTTTGATGCATTATGTAAATGATACAATTAAACAGGCTGAAGTCGCCCTTTATGTGTGTAGTTTATTTTCTGGCAGCAAGTAGAACTTAAATTCCCTGTTTTTTAGTttggcattcattcattcattttctgtaactgcttatcctgttaagggtCACGGGTtgctggagcctgtcccagctgccattgggcaagaggcgggatACACcccagacaaccattcacactcacattcacacctacggacaatttagagtcaccaattaacctgcatgtctttggactgagggaggaagctggagcacctggaggaaacccactctgacacagggagaacacgTAGGTTTGAAACCCCCACCCTGGGTACGAACTAGGACCCTCTTGCTCTGAGGCGACAAttctaaccactgcaccaccatgccatcAGAGttatatctttatctttatctcataTATCTTGATAAGATGACAGTGAAAACCAGTAGGTGTGTGTTATGTCTTCATACCTGGGAAGTTAACAGTAGCATAAACCGGTGCACTCGTAGCCACAGAGGCATGGACCAGGTGAGGATACTTCAGCCTGAACCAAGCAGCAAGAGACCCCGGGTACGACCCACCGAACACGACCCACTTCCTGTTGGTCAGCCCTCGAGCCTGCGCCATCACGGTGCGGAAGTGTGCCAGGTCAGCCAGCGCCTGACGGCTGCTGAGGAAACGCAGGTTGTCTGTGCTGAGGTCACTGaatggagagaagagagaggctTAATTTAAACACTGACACTGAGGTCTTCACATCATTCAGCCTGACCAGTAAGACCTGTTCTGAATGCAgggctgccatctagtggtgtaACAGCTGCACCTGCTTCAGCTGCTGCACACAGGAAGCACATGAAGCTTGTGCCCTTTTGTTGATCCCACAGTTTTGTGGAAGTAGTGCTGCTGAAACCTCTATCGCTGCTCTTAATTTGAGGGTGACATAATGGCTGCCCTTTGGCACGGGTCATACTGTACAGTGATACTTCCTCTATCCCAGCTGGGAAACTATTTctattttacagtctgtggcGACGCTACAGTGTGACGAATCAAACCGACAGGGTGAAGAGACCAGAACCAGCTTTTACAAAGACAAActtttgatcatattcactgAAACTGTCTCCATATTCACACAGTgttacatgagacagatagtctaAAATAATGTTCCTCCACCACTTCCTTCTCATAGTGGAACTTGAATCCACCACAGCTGTACGaagacaaccaatcagagccgaagACTCTCTAAAGCAGCCGTcgatcatgtcagtcactgctgtgACCTTTTGATGCTGTTATTACGTGCCACCTCTCGTTGTCACCTTCCTGCTCAAACACACCAAAGAAGAAAAAGCTCCAGAGTTCAATAAACAGATCTACAAGGATACTCCTTGCTGTGGCACAACCCTGCAATCCTTATTGGGAAAAACACTGTCTATTGGAAGCAGTGGCATTCCCGTGGTTTATGCACCACTGGATTCATGCATGCCcagaaaataatatatatttgccaagcctttaaaaacaataaaagcttgaatcaaaaaaaaaaagaattaactGATCTAAACAGACTTGGAGTGAACACACCCTCATACAAGGTCAAGACTTGAAGGTCAAACGGACATGGTTGGGTGACTCCCTCCATAGAAGCGATGTTCCAGCATCAAGCAAAGAGCTCCCAGTTTCTCAGCATACGTGAGCCAGGTGCCGGACTGCATCCAGGCTGGATTGGCCGGACCCTCTCCTCCTATCATCAGGAACACTGGACCGCCTGGTCTGTAGAAGGCTTCATTTACAAAGTACCTCTGAGGGGGAAAATAGAGAGAGTGTTTACAGTAGGAAAATATGTATCAGAGGTCAGGGCTGCATCAAAATATCTGTAGTCAGGTGAGCAGgtgcacactgacacacttcACTGTGCTGCATGTGATCATACACTGACTACATTTATAATGCTTTGTCCTGAGCAATGACTAGCTTTCTCTGGTCACTTCAAACCCTTGTAGGAAACACAAACTCATAACCAGACTTACCTGCTTCCACTCTCTGGTGTCTGCTCCATTGAAGTGATCCAGTTTCTGAGTGAACCACTGCTGCTCAAACACAGCTCTCTGGTTGGTTTCCTGCTCCCGACTGAACCTCCTGAAGCCTTTAAACTGTCCCTCTCCATCAACAAgcacagacaacaacaacaacacaaacaaggTGACGTTACACACAAACAACCCAAACCTCTGCAGAGCCATGTTGGTGTGCACAGGGAAGCAGACAGGAACATGTGATTCAGTTCCATGGGGTCATATGACTTCTTCTTCTGCTATTTTAAGTGACTCGCAAAACATAGGAGATATTAGTTCTTCCGCATTTTCACGCACCACATGTATgatactttttgttttcttgcgtGAACATAGTTAAGTTATATTATTAGTTttattaaattcaaattttCTAAAAAATGTCTTATATGTCCGTACGTGTCACTACAACAACCTGTTTTAAAATATGGCCCTAAATGCATCGTGGATGCCTAAATAGCAGTTTAAAATTGTAGTTTTCCTgtgattttaactgtttttaatgtaaaataaaacgGAAAATTTCCTGTCTTTTAACCATGAACTTCATTCATCCCTATAGatgcaaacaaaaaagacacgTTTTCCTGTTAATTAGGTcccaggtagccaaaatgacccGGCCCAGCATCGGCCCAAACTTGGCATGCTAGATGCAATTAGCTCAGCATGGATGATGGCTCAGAATTGGGCCATATCAGCTGTTATCAAATTTGATCTGGCCCAGCTTCGGCCCAAACTTGGCATGCTGGATGAAATTTGCCGGGCCACATCTGGTTGCCTGACTTGACTGAGACTGAGCATGAATGACGTCCCAGAATCGGGCCAAATCAGCTGGCCCCGATTCTGgctgctgacactgccatcactgggccattatcaaaaatgacctggcccgGCTTCGGCCCAAACTCAGCATACCGGAAGAAATATGTCGGGACACGTCTGGTTGCCTGACTTGGCTACGACTTCGACATGACTGGTGCCCCAGAATCTGACCAAATCAGCTGGCCCAACTCGGAAtgctgacactgccatcactgggccattatcaaaaatgacctggcccagcttCGGCCTAAACTCAGCATGACATTAGCTGGGCCACGTGTGGTTGCCCAACTAAGCCTTGGTCAGtagaccaaaaaataaaaataaaatgaataatactaataaaacaaaaacaggcctATCTCAAATCAACCTAAACATACCtagtaatgaaaacattttaagagcTCTATTGTCTTTTATAATTCTCAGTTACTTACTCAAGAGTTTTACCTCCAATTAATCAAACCAGATTTGGTCTTAAAGTATCTATTTAAACTTCCCCAGTAACAAGACAACACTGAGAACCAAGTCTGCATTCTTATTTTTAACACAGACCCCAAATTTGATTGTCTTCACTGCCAAATGTGACAAGTCATGAGTATAACTACTACTGTAACTATGTTATATCTGCTTGCAGATGTGcccagcttgtcagtcttgagagattttgcacctaaactGTACTGTAATTCATATTGTGTCATTACATGATTTAACAGAGACTTGATTTTGGGTATCAACATGCCCAGAACAATTACCCAGAAATCATCTTTACATATCTGTATAtcacaaaaactacaaaagaaaataggaaattattaatttagaTAACTAGTCTTTTATAGTTGTGGGTTTTTcttatagtttatgtagaataattATGTAATTTGTCGTAGATTTatactattttacaaaaacagcaaacCATGATGGAgttgggtttgcctttttgagggcaCATAAAGAAAATTGCACCATTTATGATTTAATGTGAGTTCCTTTTCTGAACACAGATGTATTACCCTCTGCCCacactgtctttatttatgcCCGACTGactgaaaatagaaaaacacGTGCTGAACTTTTAATTCCCCTTTCGCAGTATGTACAATTATTTGCATCAAAATTCCGTCTCGATCTCATGAATTCATTGTTGAATAaatctcatttaaaatgttgaagTTCAGCTGTTTCACCTGAGGAAGAAGTGAGAATTAAATATATCTTTTCCTTATTCTTTCCTTATATTTCTTATTCTTTTAATCGTGAAGGTAGGCTACCTCTTGAAATTCCCGTTGTTTTGCTGAACTTGAACTACCCACACACAGCCGTATCAACTCTCCACCAGCAGGGGCGCTACAGTGAAATCACAGCACATTTAttacacagaagaagaagaaaaggtcCCCCTCAGTTCCGTTTGCTAGCCGACAGTTCACAGAGCCGCAACTATGGAGGaggcaaaaaacaaagagaataaGCAGCCCGAAAAGACCGATGAGAAGGACAAGGACAAGGAGAAGGGGCAGCAGTCCTCCGGGAAGGAcaaggagaagaaagaggagcaAGAGTTGGTAAGTTTGGACATTTTACTCATTCAAGTGTGAGCTAACTAACGTTACATGCGCAGAGGTGTTATTTTGCCTTAGTCACTGCCGCTTTGACAACATGGTTGAACAGGCCGAAGTCATTGCAAATCAAAATACACGACAGACACACTCTCGGTAACGAATACATAATTTCTCATTTAAAGCACCATCGCTTTAATTTGGTAGAATTTAGCGGTCATTTAAAGCCGCAGAGACGAACTCGctcagttagctagctagcgttagcctAGCCTGACTCAACcggtaagctaacgttagcttgctggTTGTTATCGCTGCTGGATGTACTGTCATCAATGTTAGCTTTGCCCCCTGAAGTGCTAGCATGCCCAGCTAGCCAGATTTAACATTGGTAAGGTGCTGTATGACACAGCAGCTAATGTGAAGTGAAATAAACTCACACAGCGTAAAAACAATTAACCTGCATTAACCGAACCGttacaaaacaaactgatttgGCAGTTTAGCTGTGGTCGTCTTTGTCAGTTAGCAGCGCCAAGTGTCACTGGTCAGATCATTTTGTTCCAGTTTGTTATAGCCATGTGAAAACAAC
Coding sequences within:
- the prss16 gene encoding thymus-specific serine protease, which encodes MALQRFGLFVCNVTLFVLLLLSVLVDGEGQFKGFRRFSREQETNQRAVFEQQWFTQKLDHFNGADTREWKQRYFVNEAFYRPGGPVFLMIGGEGPANPAWMQSGTWLTYAEKLGALCLMLEHRFYGGSHPTIDLSTDNLRFLSSRQALADLAHFRTVMAQARGLTNRKWVVFGGSYPGSLAAWFRLKYPHLVHASVATSAPVYATVNFPEYLEVVWRSLASENAECPLMVKKASDTLVELLKDPKTYDNITKDFNLCSKLQIQTEMDSAYFLEMLAGNFMDVVQYNEDNRGFEGVIGTNITIKVLCGMMGDTSLGDPYARYVAVARLMMDTFFIKCLDASYSNCLRDMTNTSWVGPAAGGGRQWVYQTCTEFGFYQSTDSPNQPFTGFPLVYHVKQCADFYNVSAEQLAEAVAQTNEYYGAYDIRSSRIILPNGSIDPWHALGVTQDISPDLPAVFIKGTAHCANMYPARSEDLPQLALARDHIFLLLQKWLNQ